From a single Shewanella denitrificans OS217 genomic region:
- a CDS encoding DNA topoisomerase III: MRLYIAEKPSLGRAIADVLPKPHKKGDGFITAANGDCVSWCIGHLLEQAEPDAYDVAFKSWKLEHLPIIPTQWQLKPKSSTRSQLSVLKKLVKQATHLVNAGDPDREGQLLVDEVIAYLGVKGDKLNQVQRLLISDLNPQAVQRALNQLKSNRDFIPLSTSALARSRADWLYGMNMTRAYTIQGKKVGYQGVLSVGRVQTPLLGLVVRRDEEIEAFVPKPFYEVLAHLLTDKQQGFTAKWQPSAACEPYQDEEGRVLVKGLGQNVVERISGQPAQVTGLVAQDKRQAAPLPYSLSSLQIDAAKRFGLSAKEVLDTCQSLYERHKLITYPRSDSRHLPVEQFSLAPSVINAVIKGAPTLISHTDAPNPKLKSKAWDDSKVEAHHAIIPTEKIAHLSALSMNEARLYQHIARQYLAQFYPAYQYAETQVEVTIAGGIFTTKARQNKSLGWKSLFSNNNKIVEHNTENNQEGEPESQTLPALKKGQWLNCERGELLEKMTQAPKHFSDASLLSAMTGIGRFVTNVEIKKILKDTDGIGTEATRAGIIELLFKRGYLLRQGKSILATPVGRGLINSLPMSATTPDMTALWEASLDKISHKTMRYQAFMAPLIQQLSELIGQAASELPRALQGLASPSKGKGFPKKKSAYSTKSSGKYKAKNAKAGTVAKKKS, encoded by the coding sequence ATGCGACTCTACATTGCCGAGAAACCAAGCCTTGGGCGGGCCATCGCCGATGTGCTGCCAAAGCCCCATAAGAAAGGCGATGGTTTTATTACCGCCGCCAATGGTGACTGCGTGTCTTGGTGTATTGGCCATCTATTAGAGCAAGCGGAGCCAGATGCCTATGATGTGGCGTTTAAATCCTGGAAATTGGAGCACTTGCCCATTATCCCAACCCAGTGGCAGCTAAAACCTAAATCATCGACCCGCAGTCAATTAAGCGTGCTTAAAAAGTTAGTTAAACAAGCCACTCACTTAGTAAATGCGGGAGATCCAGACCGAGAAGGTCAGCTGCTGGTGGATGAAGTGATTGCCTATCTTGGGGTCAAGGGGGATAAGCTCAATCAAGTGCAGCGGTTGCTTATCAGTGACTTAAACCCGCAAGCTGTACAGCGAGCGCTAAATCAACTCAAGAGTAATCGAGATTTTATTCCGCTGTCCACCTCGGCCCTTGCCCGCAGCCGCGCCGATTGGCTCTATGGCATGAACATGACTCGGGCCTACACAATTCAAGGCAAGAAAGTGGGTTATCAAGGCGTGCTCTCGGTGGGGCGAGTGCAGACGCCTCTGCTTGGGTTAGTGGTTAGGCGAGATGAAGAAATTGAGGCTTTTGTGCCTAAGCCTTTCTATGAAGTGTTAGCCCATTTATTAACTGATAAGCAGCAAGGCTTTACCGCTAAATGGCAACCAAGCGCGGCCTGCGAGCCCTATCAAGATGAAGAAGGCCGAGTGTTAGTGAAGGGCTTAGGGCAGAATGTAGTGGAGCGCATCAGCGGCCAGCCCGCTCAAGTCACAGGGCTTGTGGCTCAAGATAAGCGTCAGGCGGCGCCCTTGCCTTATAGTTTGTCTTCCTTGCAAATCGATGCTGCCAAGCGTTTTGGCTTAAGCGCTAAAGAGGTGCTAGATACTTGCCAGAGCCTGTATGAACGGCATAAATTGATTACCTATCCGCGCTCAGATAGCCGCCATTTACCTGTGGAGCAATTCTCACTTGCCCCAAGTGTGATTAACGCTGTCATTAAGGGGGCGCCAACGCTGATTAGTCACACCGATGCGCCTAACCCTAAGCTTAAATCTAAAGCCTGGGATGATAGTAAAGTTGAAGCCCATCACGCTATTATCCCTACAGAGAAAATCGCACACTTATCGGCCTTGAGCATGAATGAAGCGCGGCTGTATCAGCACATCGCTCGTCAATATTTGGCGCAGTTTTATCCTGCTTACCAATACGCAGAAACCCAGGTTGAAGTCACGATTGCTGGCGGGATATTTACCACTAAGGCAAGGCAGAACAAGTCGTTGGGATGGAAGAGCTTATTTAGCAACAATAACAAAATTGTGGAACATAACACTGAAAATAATCAAGAGGGAGAGCCAGAGTCTCAAACCTTGCCCGCACTCAAAAAAGGTCAATGGCTCAACTGCGAACGAGGAGAACTGCTTGAGAAAATGACCCAAGCACCGAAGCATTTTAGCGATGCAAGTTTACTTAGCGCCATGACGGGCATTGGCCGTTTTGTCACTAATGTAGAGATAAAAAAAATCTTAAAAGACACCGACGGTATAGGCACTGAAGCCACACGAGCTGGGATTATCGAATTATTATTTAAGCGCGGTTATTTATTACGCCAAGGTAAGTCTATCTTGGCTACGCCAGTGGGCCGGGGGCTGATAAATAGCCTGCCAATGAGTGCGACCACCCCAGATATGACAGCATTGTGGGAGGCAAGCCTTGATAAAATTAGCCATAAGACCATGCGCTACCAAGCGTTCATGGCGCCACTGATCCAGCAGCTTAGCGAGCTCATAGGACAAGCGGCGAGCGAGTTACCCAGGGCCTTGCAAGGGCTTGCAAGTCCATCAAAGGGTAAAGGTTTCCCTAAGAAAAAATCGGCTTACTCGACTAAATCAAGCGGGAAATACAAGGCGAAAAATGCCAAAGCGGGCACGGTAGCAAAGAAAAAATCATAG
- a CDS encoding M28 family metallopeptidase — translation MASLALSSALVFAHTDKAEFLDFSNLTQYRQDVKTLASDAFEGRAPLSKGETLTLDFLVNAFKEMGLAPGFGDSYLQAVPMAKITAKQDMQLTIGALKFTHGKDFTARSQQIKPHIALNNSEVVFVGYGINAPEFGWNDYAGIDVKGKTVIMLVNDPGFATQDNKRFKGNAMTYYGRWTYKYEEAARQGAAAVFIVHETAPAGYGWGVVENSNTGSKFTLVDDNNNLSQIAVMGWLQHKATQQIFATAGLDFDSLKLSTHKAGFKTVDLNLSAKLNLDNSIEMAKSHNVLALLPGATEFDGKRNPQQDELVVMHAHWDHLGSKTHQDGSQEIFNGAVDNASGTAGVLALARAFKAKASVTPFKRSILFSAFTAEETGLIGAQYFAQNPSVPTKNIAAFLNIDGMNVNDGVSYILQYGQGVSELEDYLEDAAKAQQRTVKADPLPQNGLMFRSDHFALAQEGVPGLLFMSLGDTDPNYIDAKYHKEADDYDANWSLGGVSQDLSLIGSILARLANNSDWPKWLEDSDFKTRRSEDNR, via the coding sequence ATGGCCTCTTTGGCACTGAGTTCCGCTTTAGTTTTCGCCCATACGGATAAGGCTGAGTTTTTAGATTTCAGCAATCTCACCCAATATCGTCAAGATGTTAAAACCTTAGCGAGCGATGCTTTCGAAGGCCGTGCACCTTTGTCAAAAGGGGAGACCTTGACCTTAGATTTCTTGGTGAACGCCTTTAAAGAGATGGGGCTGGCACCAGGTTTTGGCGACAGTTATTTACAAGCCGTACCTATGGCCAAGATAACGGCTAAACAAGATATGCAGCTAACGATAGGGGCACTTAAGTTTACCCATGGCAAAGATTTTACCGCAAGAAGCCAGCAAATAAAGCCACATATTGCACTTAATAACAGTGAGGTGGTGTTTGTCGGTTACGGCATTAATGCGCCAGAGTTTGGCTGGAATGACTATGCCGGCATAGATGTTAAAGGTAAAACAGTCATCATGCTGGTGAATGACCCAGGCTTTGCCACTCAAGATAACAAGCGCTTTAAAGGCAATGCCATGACCTATTATGGCCGCTGGACCTACAAATACGAGGAGGCTGCTCGCCAAGGCGCTGCAGCAGTATTTATCGTCCATGAAACCGCGCCAGCGGGCTATGGTTGGGGTGTGGTTGAAAACTCTAACACTGGCAGTAAATTTACCTTAGTGGATGACAATAACAACCTAAGTCAAATAGCGGTGATGGGCTGGTTACAACACAAGGCTACTCAACAAATTTTCGCAACGGCAGGGCTTGATTTCGACAGCCTTAAACTCAGTACTCATAAAGCAGGTTTTAAGACGGTTGATCTTAATCTCAGCGCTAAACTTAATCTAGACAACAGCATAGAAATGGCCAAGTCTCATAATGTGCTTGCTCTACTGCCTGGCGCGACTGAGTTCGACGGCAAGCGCAATCCACAGCAAGATGAACTGGTGGTGATGCATGCTCATTGGGATCATTTAGGCAGTAAGACCCATCAAGATGGCAGCCAAGAAATCTTCAATGGCGCGGTGGATAATGCCTCAGGCACAGCGGGTGTATTGGCCCTAGCCAGAGCTTTTAAAGCCAAAGCTAGCGTCACGCCATTTAAGCGCTCGATACTCTTTAGTGCTTTTACAGCAGAAGAAACCGGCTTGATTGGCGCCCAGTATTTTGCCCAGAACCCTAGCGTACCCACTAAAAATATTGCCGCATTTTTGAATATTGATGGCATGAACGTTAACGATGGCGTTAGCTACATATTACAATACGGGCAAGGGGTATCTGAGCTGGAGGATTATCTAGAGGATGCCGCTAAGGCGCAGCAACGCACGGTTAAAGCCGATCCTCTGCCACAAAATGGATTAATGTTTCGCTCAGATCATTTTGCACTGGCCCAAGAAGGGGTGCCGGGATTACTGTTTATGAGCCTAGGGGACACAGATCCAAATTATATCGACGCTAAGTATCATAAAGAGGCCGATGATTATGATGCCAATTGGTCGCTAGGAGGCGTGAGTCAGGACTTAAGTTTGATAGGCAGCATATTAGCGCGGCTTGCTAACAACAGCGATTGGCCTAAGTGGCTCGAAGATTCAGATTTTAAAACCCGCCGAAGTGAAGACAATAGATAG
- a CDS encoding DUF3955 domain-containing protein, with amino-acid sequence MLASIIARLFRFKTALILFSFAALCWLAVNFIGSTVDSQGILHEPFFLVPIGWLFIFAGLFAALGASLRKLMTG; translated from the coding sequence ATGCTGGCATCAATCATAGCGCGATTATTTCGCTTCAAGACTGCCTTGATACTCTTTTCTTTTGCCGCTTTATGCTGGCTGGCCGTTAATTTTATCGGTAGCACAGTCGATAGCCAAGGAATATTACATGAGCCATTCTTTTTAGTGCCCATAGGTTGGCTGTTTATCTTTGCAGGCTTGTTCGCTGCATTAGGTGCTAGCCTAAGAAAATTGATGACAGGCTAG
- a CDS encoding tRNA (adenine(22)-N(1))-methyltransferase TrmK: protein MIQHPYRHIWDCCCDHGLLGAALLTELQTLSLATEAAPPSQTYAPLQTHASLQTSVHFVDIIPSLMQEVEDKLQRFFPQSKQASRNKEPDSDHGISWQVHCMDVSQLPIITDNSRQLIIIAGVGGALTLKLVQAIRLAYPQQALDFLLCPVHHQFELRQGLKALNLGLVDEQLIVENRRFYELIYVSSQSSTELSAQGDKLWQQDINISQAYLNRTLTHYRNMLRHSAALDGRGHEFTQQMCTGSVTLQSHSQAALNAIIESYSQIKVKLG, encoded by the coding sequence ATGATCCAGCATCCTTATCGACATATTTGGGATTGCTGCTGCGATCACGGTCTATTAGGGGCGGCCTTGTTGACTGAGCTACAGACACTTTCACTGGCCACTGAGGCGGCTCCCCCGTCGCAAACCTATGCACCTTTACAAACCCATGCTTCTTTGCAAACAAGCGTGCATTTTGTCGACATTATTCCCAGCCTAATGCAGGAAGTCGAGGATAAACTACAGCGCTTTTTTCCTCAGAGCAAGCAAGCCTCCCGCAATAAAGAGCCTGACTCAGACCACGGCATTAGCTGGCAAGTTCACTGCATGGATGTAAGCCAACTGCCAATCATCACAGATAACAGTCGTCAGTTGATTATTATTGCCGGTGTTGGCGGCGCCTTGACCCTCAAACTGGTTCAAGCGATACGCTTGGCATACCCACAGCAAGCGTTAGATTTTCTGCTTTGCCCTGTGCATCATCAATTTGAGCTAAGACAAGGATTAAAAGCATTAAATTTGGGCTTAGTGGATGAGCAACTGATTGTTGAAAATCGGCGTTTCTATGAGCTGATTTATGTGTCAAGTCAGTCAAGCACTGAGCTTTCGGCCCAAGGTGACAAACTTTGGCAACAAGACATCAACATATCCCAAGCATACCTTAACCGCACCTTAACCCATTACCGCAACATGCTGCGCCATAGTGCAGCTTTAGATGGCAGGGGACATGAATTTACCCAACAAATGTGTACGGGCTCTGTGACTTTGCAAAGCCACAGCCAAGCAGCACTGAATGCTATCATAGAGTCATACAGCCAAATTAAAGTGAAATTAGGGTAA
- a CDS encoding TonB-dependent receptor plug domain-containing protein translates to MQTNSILAKAVRFALIGGAATAALSASVATAADDQAKVERIEVTGSRIKRTDMEGSSPVTTIDASAIEKTGELSMADVLRRSNLNTFGSTSENSGSAQQSQATINLRGAGSDRTLVLLNGKRMPGSPTLGGTAVNLNTIPTAAIERIEVLTDGASAVYGSDAVAGVVNIITKKNFDGVEVSTTATDPVQGGGEEWKTHIVGGLTGDKGSMTFSFEHLNREIIYQRDRWFTSSSNVLAPKFDDATGVSKYARNFLDGKTGQFSPMAACNNPKMVGAGHVYDAGGGDRVCGYDYTSEAADHASRTYTAGYVNSEYELSDEVVFQGQGLFSRNETFGRYAPAAGWFNVAANQLDIQNFDAAGNLTGVSKNPNAGKAYYRFTDVGTRDGNTTDYSTDIQLALVGSHDDFGWDVTYHYNLAENTNSGTGYVHRPTVEQYVKDGIFNFGPEGNSQSVIADIAHNTLKQDIMKFQSINAGLNFEYLELPAGAVSWYLGTEASQYKYDAKVDAQTAAGDVIGSSGNGSQGDRDVYAVFAESIVPVSEDVELNFAYRYDKYSDFGSATTPKVAIRYQALEDVVVRASWGQGFRAPSLSDLLAADALSADMATDYSYCDVLGTAVADCKAKQYDVTRQANSELEPETSDFYNLGVIWDITDNLSTKVEYYNLSIDNVITFVSLDSLLKEEQKVGYGNLSRGEIKRVNNNPNGKLLSATTPKANGTGFDTTGIDFNITYSGFETAIGEFGTSYDLTYVLSYDDEEYFDGPVNDKIGRNGKPEIRFTWVLDWSYGDHSASLLTQYIDGQSEKTNPTDFSQVGNLSSQTTFDVSYGYHTSWDGKFGLGIRNLTNQDPVLDSDLEYDSSLYNLYGRTFTATYTQKF, encoded by the coding sequence ATGCAAACTAATTCAATATTAGCCAAAGCGGTTCGCTTTGCGCTAATTGGTGGTGCTGCAACTGCGGCATTATCAGCCTCTGTCGCCACAGCTGCCGATGACCAAGCTAAAGTAGAACGTATCGAAGTGACAGGTTCACGTATCAAGCGTACCGATATGGAAGGTTCATCTCCAGTCACCACTATCGATGCATCGGCTATCGAAAAAACCGGTGAGCTCAGCATGGCGGACGTACTGCGTCGCAGCAACCTAAACACCTTCGGTTCGACCTCTGAAAACTCTGGCAGTGCCCAGCAGTCACAAGCAACAATTAACTTACGTGGCGCAGGTTCTGATCGTACTTTAGTCTTATTAAACGGTAAGCGTATGCCAGGTTCACCGACACTTGGTGGTACCGCGGTTAACTTAAACACTATCCCTACTGCTGCTATCGAGCGCATCGAAGTACTTACCGATGGTGCATCTGCCGTTTATGGCTCTGATGCGGTAGCAGGTGTGGTTAACATCATCACTAAGAAAAACTTTGATGGTGTTGAAGTGTCTACTACTGCGACCGACCCGGTGCAAGGTGGTGGTGAAGAGTGGAAGACTCACATCGTTGGCGGTTTGACTGGTGATAAAGGCAGCATGACCTTCTCGTTCGAGCATTTAAACCGTGAAATCATTTACCAGCGCGATCGTTGGTTCACGAGTTCATCTAATGTTTTAGCGCCTAAGTTTGATGATGCTACTGGTGTTTCAAAATATGCCCGTAATTTCTTAGACGGAAAAACGGGCCAATTTAGCCCTATGGCGGCTTGTAATAACCCTAAGATGGTTGGCGCTGGTCATGTGTATGATGCTGGGGGTGGAGACCGTGTATGTGGCTATGACTACACTTCAGAAGCCGCCGATCATGCTTCTCGCACCTATACAGCGGGCTACGTAAACTCTGAATATGAATTGTCAGATGAAGTGGTATTCCAAGGTCAAGGCCTATTCTCACGTAATGAGACCTTTGGTCGCTACGCGCCGGCAGCAGGCTGGTTTAATGTGGCAGCAAATCAACTAGACATTCAAAACTTTGATGCTGCAGGTAACTTAACCGGCGTCTCTAAAAACCCAAATGCGGGCAAGGCATACTACCGTTTCACCGATGTCGGCACTCGTGACGGAAACACGACTGATTACAGCACTGATATTCAGCTAGCACTCGTCGGTTCTCACGATGATTTTGGCTGGGATGTGACCTATCACTACAACCTTGCTGAAAACACTAACTCAGGTACTGGTTATGTGCACCGTCCAACGGTTGAACAATATGTAAAGGACGGTATATTCAACTTTGGACCAGAGGGTAACTCACAATCAGTTATTGCAGACATAGCTCACAACACACTTAAACAAGATATTATGAAGTTCCAGAGTATCAACGCAGGCTTAAACTTCGAATATTTAGAGCTTCCAGCTGGTGCTGTATCTTGGTACTTAGGCACCGAAGCTTCACAGTATAAGTATGACGCCAAGGTTGACGCGCAAACTGCAGCCGGTGACGTTATTGGCTCCTCTGGCAATGGCTCACAAGGCGATCGCGATGTGTATGCGGTATTTGCTGAATCTATCGTGCCAGTAAGCGAAGATGTAGAACTTAACTTTGCTTACCGTTATGACAAATACTCTGACTTCGGTTCTGCTACTACGCCAAAGGTAGCCATCAGATATCAAGCTCTTGAAGATGTTGTTGTTCGTGCCTCTTGGGGACAAGGCTTTCGCGCTCCATCACTGTCTGACTTGCTAGCAGCCGATGCTCTGAGTGCTGATATGGCAACTGATTACTCATACTGTGATGTGTTGGGTACTGCAGTTGCTGACTGTAAAGCAAAGCAGTATGACGTTACACGCCAAGCTAACTCAGAGTTAGAGCCTGAAACATCAGATTTTTATAACTTAGGTGTTATTTGGGATATCACAGATAACCTAAGCACTAAGGTTGAGTATTACAACCTAAGTATCGATAACGTCATCACCTTCGTGTCTTTAGACTCTTTATTAAAAGAAGAGCAAAAAGTCGGTTACGGCAACTTAAGCCGTGGTGAAATTAAACGTGTTAATAATAACCCTAACGGCAAACTATTATCGGCTACTACACCTAAGGCCAATGGCACAGGTTTCGATACGACAGGTATAGATTTCAACATCACCTACAGTGGATTTGAAACTGCAATTGGTGAGTTTGGCACCAGCTATGACTTAACGTATGTGCTGTCATATGACGATGAAGAATATTTTGACGGTCCTGTAAACGACAAGATTGGTCGTAACGGCAAGCCAGAAATACGCTTTACTTGGGTGTTAGACTGGAGCTATGGCGATCACTCAGCGTCATTGTTAACTCAGTATATTGACGGCCAAAGTGAAAAAACGAACCCAACTGACTTCTCACAAGTTGGCAATTTATCGTCACAAACGACCTTCGATGTTAGCTATGGCTACCATACATCTTGGGATGGTAAATTTGGCTTAGGTATTCGTAACTTAACTAATCAAGATCCTGTGCTTGATTCTGACTTAGAATATGATTCATCACTGTATAACCTTTATGGCCGTACATTTACCGCGACTTACACACAGAAATTCTAA
- a CDS encoding DUF3360 family protein, translating into MSDTISNSENVTATPSYNELHRPAREFVSRKDYLEHELKIMQPRRWGINLPGRDFRFEWEDLVPAIAGTIGITVMYSAVMAAWAAGLSEKWQHVNLGAEFAIQIVRVEMLIPALLFCIISSGFINPRANLGGNHGPMIPLIGTIALAGAHPLALAILIGIFGLILSYFKGGSKLVNLTSSGVAGGLLVFLGFMGAKSQISSLFDWAGGLQTKHSLDYSLGYVAFAILLVNVILYAALAKYGKRWLAIPLCSVTAIALAFALGAGLDLQFTTAPGIPNLNPVYWWGSTEQGWMLGLPNAAHFIASLPFAILAVAMWSPDFLGHRIFQELNYPKGAEKVLMDVDDTMTTCSIRQIVGTAVGGGNVTSSWGTYMIPAAIAKRPIPAGAILLGGLCIIVAIIGYPMDVTVWRPVMSIALLVGVFLPLLEAGLQMVKDTTSSQAAGICIFAAFVANPVLAWALTMLLDNNGLIGDKERPKSLSFADRIVFPGLAFITCLAAMLAVGMIEGIPALL; encoded by the coding sequence ATGTCAGATACCATCAGTAATTCAGAAAATGTGACTGCAACCCCAAGTTACAATGAACTTCATCGACCCGCCCGTGAGTTTGTCAGCCGCAAGGATTATTTAGAGCACGAGCTAAAAATCATGCAACCACGGCGCTGGGGCATAAACCTTCCTGGGCGTGATTTTCGCTTCGAGTGGGAAGATCTAGTCCCCGCTATTGCTGGCACCATAGGGATCACTGTGATGTACTCGGCCGTGATGGCCGCATGGGCGGCGGGCCTTAGCGAGAAATGGCAACATGTTAACTTAGGCGCCGAATTCGCCATTCAAATTGTCCGAGTGGAAATGCTCATTCCAGCACTGCTGTTTTGCATTATTAGCTCAGGCTTTATTAACCCTAGGGCTAACTTAGGTGGCAACCATGGCCCTATGATCCCGCTTATTGGCACCATAGCCCTTGCGGGGGCTCATCCATTAGCACTGGCCATATTAATAGGTATATTCGGGCTTATCCTTAGCTATTTTAAAGGGGGATCTAAACTTGTTAATCTCACCAGCAGTGGGGTCGCCGGCGGTTTATTGGTCTTTCTGGGCTTTATGGGGGCCAAGAGTCAAATAAGCTCTTTGTTTGATTGGGCCGGTGGTTTGCAAACTAAACACAGCCTAGATTACTCCTTAGGGTACGTGGCCTTTGCCATCTTGCTAGTGAATGTCATTCTCTATGCGGCGCTGGCCAAATACGGTAAACGCTGGCTTGCTATCCCACTTTGCTCTGTCACAGCTATCGCATTAGCATTTGCGCTTGGCGCCGGGCTTGATTTGCAATTCACCACGGCGCCAGGGATCCCAAATCTCAATCCTGTCTATTGGTGGGGCTCAACCGAGCAAGGTTGGATGCTAGGCTTACCCAATGCCGCCCACTTTATTGCCTCTCTGCCCTTTGCCATTTTAGCCGTGGCCATGTGGTCACCGGACTTCTTGGGGCACCGTATTTTCCAAGAGCTTAACTACCCCAAAGGGGCTGAGAAAGTGCTGATGGATGTTGATGATACTATGACGACTTGTTCAATCAGACAAATCGTCGGCACCGCTGTTGGCGGCGGTAATGTTACCTCTTCCTGGGGGACCTATATGATCCCAGCAGCCATCGCTAAGCGCCCTATCCCCGCGGGCGCCATACTCTTAGGTGGCTTATGCATTATCGTTGCCATCATAGGCTACCCTATGGATGTCACAGTGTGGCGCCCTGTCATGTCAATCGCGCTCCTGGTTGGGGTATTTCTGCCATTACTTGAAGCTGGGCTGCAAATGGTGAAAGACACCACCAGCAGCCAAGCCGCCGGTATTTGTATATTTGCCGCCTTCGTTGCCAACCCCGTGCTCGCTTGGGCTTTGACTATGCTTTTGGATAACAATGGCTTAATCGGCGATAAGGAAAGACCTAAAAGCCTTTCTTTTGCCGATCGCATAGTGTTCCCTGGACTTGCTTTTATCACTTGCCTTGCAGCCATGCTGGCGGTTGGCATGATAGAAGGTATTCCAGCGTTGCTATAA